The following DNA comes from Camelina sativa cultivar DH55 chromosome 14, Cs, whole genome shotgun sequence.
NNNNNNNNNNNNNNNNNNNNNNNNNNNNNNNNNNNNNNNNNNNNNNNNNNNNNNNNNNNNNNNNNNNNNNNNNNNNNNNNNNNNNNNNNNNNNNNNNNNNNNNNNNNNNNNNNNNNNNNNNNNNNNNNNNNNNNNNNNNNNNNNNNNNNNNNNNNNNNNNNNNNNNNNNNNNNNNNNNNNNNNNNNNNNNNNNNNNNNNNNNNNNNNNNNNNNNNNNNNNNNNNNNNNNNNNNNNNNNNNNNNNNNNNNNNNNNNNNNNNNNNNNNNNNNNNNNNNNNNNNNNNNNNNNNNNNNNNNNNNNNNNNNNNNNNNNNNNNNNNNNNNNNNNNNNNNNNNNNNNNNNNNNNNNNNNNNNNNNNNNNNNNNNNNNNNNNNNNNNNNNNNNNNNNNNNNNNNNNNNNNNNNNNNNNNNNNNNNNNNNNNNNNNNNNNNNNNNNNNNNNNNNNNNNNNNNNNNNNNNNNNNNNNNNNNNNNNNNNNNNNNNNNNNNNNNNNNNNNNNNNNNNNNNNNNNNNNNNNNNNNNNNNNNNNNNNNNNNNNNNNNNNNNNNNNNNNNNNNNNNNNNNNNNNNNNNNNNNNNNNNNNNNNNNNNNNNNNNNNNNNNNNNNNNNNNNNNNNNNNNNNNNNNNNNNGTTAATAACCTGTCAAAGTTTCTGTTGCTGAAGAATCCACGTTCCTTGCTTCCTTGGAAGTTTCTTCGATCATCTCCTTGTCTTGGCCAATTATCACCTGTGCCACGTGATCGAGGTCTTTCCATGGAATCGGCATTCCTAGACTCATCAATTGATCCAGCCCGTGAGTGAGGTCTTTCTGAATAGGAAGTTCTGCTTGCACTGGATCCAGGTCTCTCGACTGCTCTTGGCCTAAACCTGACTTTGTCGTCCAACTCACGGATCAGTAAGTCCAGGTCCTTTTCTTTCTCACGTATAAGATCCGGTAGATTATGGTTGTTATTTTCGGCTTCTGGTTGAGATTCCTTGCTCTCAGGTGCGATGGCTGCTTCCTTCTCGAGTTTCTTCCTtaattcttcaatctcttccttcaacattctctcttcttctgtttcaggCCTGGATTTGTTTCATAAGACAGATATGAAAGTGAGACAAATAGCTATTTGGCAGATGATGTAGAAAGTCACCAACATTATCAGAGAGATATAAATCCTATACCAACGCAAGGCATAGCAgagttcagaaaaaaaaatcaactgaaCTAGACACAAAACTCAGTTGAATATGAGACCATGcgttaacaaaacaaacactaaaGCCAAGATATGAGATGTCCCAAAAACAGGCAAGATATAGCTTACAAGTTACACGCATACAATTCTATAAATTCCCAGAGAGGCTGTACAAACTGAGAGATAAAACATGTGTGAATTGGTCAAAGCAATGGAATGGGTACTACTACACATTCATTACTTCGCATGAAGTGACTAGGTAATGAATCAAACATTCGGGAAGAGTCTATCCTGTGTTAAAGAGTGCTTAAAAGGACATATATTTAACATGCCAATCAGAAGAGAACCTATAGACTACAACTTAAGTGGATAAGTCACTCAATTATCTTCCATTTTGAATTTGAAACACTAAGCAGAATTGGCAAAACTATCTATAGTTATTAGTTTGCATACATATTCCTACCCTCTAACGATTCACTAGTCAATATCActtcaaaaatcaaactttCTGATTCAGTATGCAGAAAAAACGGATTATTTGAGAATTCATATTCAAACCACCGCGGCAACATAGAATTAAAAGAAATCCACATTTctcagaaaaaataaagaaaatccaGATGAATAAGGACCTGTCAACCCTGCGATGCTCGAGTTCAGAATCCATCTTGCGCCAATCTTTCCCTTGTTCTTCGAGCAATACTTCCCTAGGCTTTGCATCGCCAAAAGGATTCACCTTTGGTCTCGGTTTCACCACATTCTCCACATTGTTCAGTGCTGTACTCTCAGACCTGTTAGATTGAGCACTTGATGGTCGACTAGATTGTGCGCTAGATGGTCTGCTCGTTTGTCCCTTCTTGGCCTCAATATCTGAGTCAATTTTCTTCCAGTCCAATCCTTTCTCCGCCAAAACTTGCTCTCTTGGTCTAGCTGCGCCAAATGGACTCGGCTTACTAGTCTTCACAGCTGTTTccgtttcagtttcagtttcagtttcagtttcagtttcagtcACTCCTGTATCAACTTTACGTGGCTCCAAAACAAGACGACGACGCTCCTCCTGAACACCTCCGGAAGGGAGAACTCCTCGTGCCCATCGATCAGGCTCCGGTCCAGAGTCACGGTAACCCGACCCAAATGTAGATGCTTTTGCTTTACCTGCTCCCCAATTATCAACCTCGTCAGCTTTAGAGAAgccacctcctccaccaccataacTGCCACCGCTACCACCTCCGCCACCATAACTGCCGCCGCTACCGCCAGCACCAGCGCCACCGAGACCACCATAACGACCACCTTGACGTCCTTGATCAAAGGAAGGAAGcgatttctttccttttccccaatcatcatcctcatcagcCCTAGACACTTGTGGGAAATCAGAAACCCTAGAATTAGATCCCCTCTGATCATCGTCAAATCCGCCATAAGATCtcctaccaccaccaccaccaccgccccAAGACCCATCAGAATCATCTCGATCTCGTGACATTCTTCCCGGAGGTCCACTAGACCTTCCTCCACCGTAACTAGAGAATCCACCACCGAGACGACCAGGTTGCATTTCATCCTCAGAGCGTTGTCTTGGACCAGTGGGAAGCTGAAGCATCTGTTCCCTCGTCAATCCAGCAGAGCTCGGTGCAGCGTATGGTCCGTTTGTAAACTCCGATagagtcatcttcttcttcttcttagaagACTTAGCAGTGGCAGCCTCTTTCAGACTCGGGAAACTCTGTGAATCCGCCGCCGTAGCTGTAGCTTCAGCAGCTTGCTCTTCATCGGCACGCTCAGCCTCATCGGCCCACGCACCGATTCCACCCCAAGGTTTCGACATCTGTGAATTCAAATCCAAAATCGGAGATAACCACTCAGATCtggaaaaagaaaccaaattgaATCTGTAAACGAGTCCAATTAAAAGTATTCCGAAGCTCCGAGTGAGTAAATCCAAATCACTGCCCAAGAAATCGAATCCAATCTCAGATTCTCTCGCCGTCGCCTAAAAGATGAAATTTTGTATGATAAAAATCGgattttttattcctttttgaaggtttgtttttgtttgtaggtTTCAGAACGGAGGAGCAATGGACGGAGAAAGAGATATCATTACGCGCATGATTGGAGCGTGTGAATCACGTAGCAATCAGTTTACGAGGAAGTTACTGGCTTGAACGTTGTGCCGTTGTGGTTCACGCGACGTGTAGGCAAGTGACGGTTGACTTGAAGAGGAAACGAACGGTCATGGAGTCATTGTTTTTAGATGAATATTATCAAacgtatcttttttttttgccccaCCAGCTGTGTTTTATGTGGCCATCTttacaaacataagaaaatcttCTCGCGTTGTTGTCAAATGTGAATCCAATGGCCAACACATTCATGTTTCAGATTTTTGAATTgattcaaaacataaacttagaaaaGATCTTAAGAGTAATACACATTCGTTGTTTTGCTCTATACATAAAACCTTATAACCCTTGGAAAGCTCAGCAGTGCCCATTCACAGTCTCAAAACAAAATGGCTTTCTCTATTCTTGTCTGAGTTTTCATAtccaaaatgaagaaaaaagcaTCCAAGTTTCTTCTAGAGAGATGTGTCCTAGTCTTTCTCAAATCTCATTCTGAGATCTTAGATAATTCATTACCGGACCCATAGCACTGCCTCGCAGTGCCTTGTAAGACCATGAGCCTCCACTTGAACTCCCTTTCTTGTTCCAGCCATTGTTCGCCTCAGACAATTCTGCTTTCTTTGCACTTAAAGCTTCACTTAATTCCTCCCAGGGATTCACTTTTCCATTTTCTGCAATAGACATAGGTCCAATGAAGTAAAATAAAACGCCTTTCCAGTACCATATAATCCAAGTTTGTTGGAATACTTACCTTTTATAGGGGTCTGCAAATCTTTGCTTGCGCTTAGCTTTTGCTTTGTAGCTGACTGGTCAGGCTCGGGCGGTGCTGACTTGGTGACTTCTGCGGAATCTGATCCCCTTGTTTTGACACTGCGGACATCGAGCAGAGCAGAAAATTCTATCTGCAGAAGTCAAGTCTTTCTTATATTAGAATTGTGATGCTTAGCAAGCAAACTAGATCTGTGTTCTTGTTCATAAGATATGACATGATATAAACCATGAAGCATACCTCCAAGGATCCGTCTTCTTTATAAAGAGATGTATCAGGTTGCATTGAGAAATCATCGTCCTCTTCTGTCTTTTTCTCGATTGGAAATTCTTGAACAGGCATCAACGTCACCTTCTTCGAGTCTGGATCATAATAGCTTATCTTCCCAACCTACCAAGAGAAGTATATTGTAAAGGGAATAGGTTCCTCAAAAAAGAGTTGTTTGACCAATTTggcttaaaagaaagagagtcaGATACTTTACCCGAAAAGAGGAAACCTCAGGCGTCCAAGATGATGTTAGCTCAAGGAGACGGTATGCAATAATATCTCCTTTCTGTAATGttaacaaaccaagagttgatGAGTTAAAAAATGCTGAATTTATAAATAGCATGCTGGGGGGTAGTAAATGATATAATCAAACCTCTACTGAGCCAGTGTAAGCCACAAGTTGGTCATAATCGATCGGACCCTTTGCAAATGTTTCAGCTTCCGCGGGTTGTGTCTGATAAGGCGTTTCTTCATTGAAATCCTGAGCATATCGTTTGGAAAATCTTGTCTTCTCTGTGCCCCATTTTTGTCCTTTCTTCTTCGCCATGTTTCCATTCCACAAGAAGTTTTCCTAACATCATTTAGTCATGATCATTACAGATTCACATTTGGGAAAGCTTTAAGGATACAAAGATAAGGGTAAGTCATACCGCAGGAGTTTCATTTTCAACGGGAGCTTCATCTGTTCCAGCTGAAAATTAAGCATATACGGGAAACTGTGAGAAGACTTACAAACGCAAAAAAGATACGCAGAGACAAATTCACATAATAATATTACCGAGCGGCTTGAAGCGAATGTGGCCTGGTCTCACTTCCACAGGAACCACTTCATCCCCAACACCATCACCAAGCTcatcttgttgttgatgttcAAGAGCTTCAAAGTGATTTTCCTCAGCCACGTGGTGATCTATAGTGATGACTGGTTTTTGGCTAGGTGCTACAACCAACTGCTTCTGTTGAAGCTGCAAATCATGAAACATATAAGAAGATATCAGGGATGAAGAACATGCCGTACATCACTAAAACACATGATAGATACATAAGTCTTATCATTTTAAGTTTTGTAAGTATTTGATGAAGAACCTCTTCCTTTTCTagttttgtcttctctctcaACCATTGCCGTTTAGCCTTTTTACGCCGAGCACTTCTGCTAGGtgtctaaaataaatataaagaagaGTTACATTCCTTATTGCAAAAAAGGACCCATAGGAAGCTAACGGAGTAAGTGACACAAAACCCCAATCCATGCATCGACAAACATCAAGAAGTTTTACATAATACACATTGCTCATTCTAGTTCTTTACGACAATGAAGTCAACTCAAACCTTTTTAGTGTCAGCAGATGGTTGGCACAGATCGTTAGGCTCTTTGCCATCTTCTTGTTGCGATGACCTGCACTCAAAAGTAAGGCAATGGAAATATGACTAGTTAGAGAAAAGTCAGGATGATTAGAGATTCACAATGAGTTTTAACAACGTAAAAGTCAACCTACCTCTTTGAACTGGTAATAGGCTTGGTTTTACTGACATTCTGTTCATCATTTTCAGCTGTCTGTACATCCaatgacctcttcttcttcgtcttcttcacaaCATTGCTTACAATAGCTGCGTCTTCTCTTTTCTTGGGAGATTCTTCAGTAGTAGCTAACTTACATTTTTTCCTCCTACATCATCATCAAAcatgaattacaaaaaaaacacatttaggTGATTAAGAATCGTTCTAGTAGAGATCCTACTTGGAGCTTAGGCTTTTGCTTGAAGCTTTACGCTTCTTGGAAGTCTTCTTCTCTGGCACAAACTCCTCCGCTATCTCTTCAAGCTCATCTTCCTCAGACTCACTTTCATATCCTCCAGTTTCCTTTTCGAATTCCTCATTAGCAAGAAGCATTTCACCAGGACGAATCTGAGGCCTCTCCACAACCTCAATCGCCTTGTAATCATTCTCCTCACTGTCTTCCCCAACAATCTCCAACAacgattttttcttcttcttaacactaccaaaaaaatcgaaaattttaaCACTAACGATACTTGATAGAGCTCTAATGTAAGTAAATGCTtcacaaggaaaaaaaatctgaaaaagaagagattgatgaaaCTTACCAAACGATATCTTTATCCTTCAATACACAGCTCGACTCGAACGGTGGCAAAACGAACCCTTCCATCTGAAAGACCAGAAAAAATAAGTGAATGTAAGCATTAATGGCGTCAACATTGACAAATTTGATTTCACTGAAATTAGGGCAAAAAGAAGTAACCGTACAGATAGAGTGAGGCCATGAGGACAAGCTTCAAAGAGGTTGAATGTATGAAAGATATGATCAGAAAACTCTGAAACAGTACGCTGACATTTACGATTCAGAACAACCCAGCTCCGTGTTAGACCTTGTTTCTTCTGATACTTACTCAGAATCCGTCGGTCCTCAAAAACCAGACGAACCCTCAACTTCTCTTCCTCCATCGTAGACGAACTTCAGAGAaagtaaaaatgtgaaatttccCTAAAAGTTTTGAGCTTTCTGAATCCTGCTTAAAGGCTTAAACCCTGTAATGAGCTCGTAAAcggagaaagaggagagaaagagaagaaagaacaagCCAAAACCTAACTCTCTCGTTCGCAGAGAGGTTTTGTCAAGAGATTATTGGGCCTTCTTTTAAGCCCACTTTAAGAAAGCCTCAGATTAATAATGTTGGAGCCTAAGTCTTCTCGTTGTTTTCCCTCTAGCTTAAAGCTCAGCACCAGCCGTCGTCGCCGATCTGATGTCGCCGCGTTGAAACAAGAAGGGGCGAGCTCTGATATGATCATATGCGTCGAGCTCTGATATGCATCAGACGCTGGGCGCAGTACGCCTTGCATACCGCTCGCGTATCGCCAACCTCGTGAAGTCAGGTATGATCGACAACGCTGTtcaggtgttcgatgaaatgcgtCAGTCAAGCTACCGTGTTTTCTCTTCCGATTACAACCGTTTCATCGGGGTTTTGGTCAAAGAGTCTAGATTTGAGCTTGCTGAGGCTATATATTGGGATATGAAGCCAATGGGTTTCTCCCTCATCCCCTTCACTTACTCGAGGTTTATCTCGGGTTTATGTAAAGTTAAAAAATTTGGTCTCATTGACGCCCTTCTGAGGGATATGGAAACCCTTGGATTCATACCAGATATCTGGGCGTTCAACATTTACTTGGATCTGTTGTGTCGAGAGAATAAAGTAGGTTTTGCTGTTCAAACGTTCTTTTGTATGGTTCAGAGAGGTAGGGAACCGGATGTTGTATCTTATACTATACTTATTAATGGGTTATTTAGAGCTGGTAAGGTCACTGATGCTGTTGAGATTTGGAATGAAATGATTCGTAGCGGAGTTAGGCCAGATAATAAAGCATGTGCATCACTTGTTGTTGGGTTATGTCACGCTCGGAAAGTTGATTTGGCTTATGAGATGGTGGCGGAGGAGATCAAGAGTGCAAGAGTTAAGCTTAGTACAGTGGTTTATAATGCGTTGATTAGTGGGTTTTGTAAAGCGGGTAGAATAGAAAAGGCAGAAGCTTTAAAAGCATTTATGAGCAAGATTGAGTGTGAACCGGATCTTGTTACATACAATGTTttgttgaattattattatgataacAATATGTTGAAGAAAGCGGAAGGGGTGATGACTGAGATGGTAAGAAGCGGGATAGAGCTTGATGCTTATAGTTATAACCAGTTGCTTAAGCGGCATTGCAGGGTTAGTCATCCTGATAAATNAGATAATAAAGCATGTGCATCACTTGTTGTTGGGTTATGTCACGCTCGGAAAGTTGATTTGGCTTATGAGATGGTGGCGGAGGAGATCAAGAGTGCAAGAGTTAAGCTTAGTACAGTGGTTTATAATGCGTTGATTAGTGGGTTTTGTAAAGCGGGTAGAATAGAAAAGGCAGAAGCTTTAAAAGCATTTATGAGCAAGATTGAGTGTGAACCGGATCTTGTTACATACAATGTTttgttgaattattattatgataacAATATGTTGAAGAAAGCGGAAGGGGTGATGACTGAGATGGTAAGAAGCGGGATAGAGCTTGATGCTTATAGTTATAACCAGTTGCTTAAGCGGCATTGCAGGGTTAGTCATCCTGATAAATGCTATACCTTCATGGTAAAAGAGATGGAGCCTAGAGGTTTCTGTGATATTGTCTCCTACAGTACTCTGATTGAAACATTCTGTAGGGCGTCAAACACTAGGAAGGCTTACAAGCTCTTTGAGGAGATGAGACAGAAAGGGATAGTAATGAATGTGGTCACGTACACAATTCTTATCAAGGCTTGTCTTAGGGAAGGTAAATCTAGTGTTGCAAAGAAGCTACTGGATCAGATGACAGAGTTAGGTCTGTCGCCAGATCGCATTTTCTACACAACAATCCTGGACCATTTGTGTAAATCCGGAAATATTGACAAGGCTTATGGTGTTTTCAATGACATGGTAAAGCACGGAATTACACCAGATGCGGTTTCATACAACTCCCTTATAAGTGGCCTCTGCAGGTCATGTAGGGTAACGGAAGCTATAAAATTGTTTGAGGATATGGAGAGTAAAGAATGTTGTCCTGACGAGTTAACTTTCAAGTTCATTATTGGAGGACTCATACGGGAAAATAAATTATCTGCAGCCTATAAGGTTTGGGATCAGATGATGGATAAAGGATTCACCCTTGATAGAGATGTGTCCGATACACTCATCAAGGCCAGCTGTTCAATGAGTGCTGATGTTTAGGCATAAAAA
Coding sequences within:
- the LOC104739959 gene encoding eukaryotic translation initiation factor 4B2, with translation MSKPWGGIGAWADEAERADEEQAAEATATAADSQSFPSLKEAATAKSSKKKKKMTLSEFTNGPYAAPSSAGLTREQMLQLPTGPRQRSEDEMQPGRLGGGFSSYGGGRSSGPPGRMSRDRDDSDGSWGGGGGGGRRSYGGFDDDQRGSNSRVSDFPQVSRADEDDDWGKGKKSLPSFDQGRQGGRYGGLGGAGAGGSGGSYGGGGGSGGSYGGGGGGFSKADEVDNWGAGKAKASTFGSGYRDSGPEPDRWARGVLPSGGVQEERRRLVLEPRKVDTGVTETETETETETETETAVKTSKPSPFGAARPREQVLAEKGLDWKKIDSDIEAKKGQTSRPSSAQSSRPSSAQSNRSESTALNNVENVVKPRPKVNPFGDAKPREVLLEEQGKDWRKMDSELEHRRVDRPETEEERMLKEEIEELRKKPEKEAAIAPESKESQPEAENHNDNLPDLIREKEKDLDLLIRELDDKVRFRPRAVERPGSSASRNSYSDRPHSRAGSIDESRNVDSMERPRSRGTGDNWPRQVDDRRNFQGSKERGFFSNRNFDRSSSSPRQGW
- the LOC104739960 gene encoding coilin-like; the encoded protein is MEEEKLRVRLVFEDRRILSKYQKKQGLTRSWVVLNRKCQRTVSEFSDHIFHTFNLFEACPHGLTLSMEGFVLPPFESSCVLKDKDIVCVKKKKKSLLEIVGEDSEENDYKAIEVVERPQIRPGEMLLANEEFEKETGGYESESEEDELEEIAEEFVPEKKTSKKRKASSKSLSSKRKKCKLATTEESPKKREDAAIVSNVVKKTKKKRSLDVQTAENDEQNVSKTKPITSSKRSSQQEDGKEPNDLCQPSADTKKTPSRSARRKKAKRQWLREKTKLEKEELQQKQLVVAPSQKPVITIDHHVAEENHFEALEHQQQDELGDGVGDEVVPVEVRPGHIRFKPLAGTDEAPVENETPAENFLWNGNMAKKKGQKWGTEKTRFSKRYAQDFNEETPYQTQPAEAETFAKGPIDYDQLVAYTGSVEKGDIIAYRLLELTSSWTPEVSSFRVGKISYYDPDSKKVTLMPVQEFPIEKKTEEDDDFSMQPDTSLYKEDGSLEIEFSALLDVRSVKTRGSDSAEVTKSAPPEPDQSATKQKLSASKDLQTPIKENGKVNPWEELSEALSAKKAELSEANNGWNKKGSSSGGSWSYKALRGSAMGPVMNYLRSQNEI
- the LOC104739962 gene encoding pentatricopeptide repeat-containing protein At1g13040, mitochondrial yields the protein MHQTLGAVRLAYRSRIANLVKSGMIDNAVQVFDEMRQSSYRVFSSDYNRFIGVLVKESRFELAEAIYWDMKPMGFSLIPFTYSRFISGLCKVKKFGLIDALLRDMETLGFIPDIWAFNIYLDLLCRENKVGFAVQTFFCMVQRGREPDVVSYTILINGLFRAGKVTDAVEIWNEMIRSGVRPDNKACASLVVGLCHARKVDLAYEMVAEEIKSARVKLSTVVYNALISGFCKAGRIEKAEALKAFMSKIECEPDLVTYNVLLNYYYDNNMLKKAEGVMTEMVRSGIELDAYSYNQLLKRHCRVSHPDKCYTFMVKEMEPRGFCDIVSYSTLIETFCRASNTRKAYKLFEEMRQKGIVMNVVTYTILIKACLREGKSSVAKKLLDQMTELGLSPDRIFYTTILDHLCKSGNIDKAYGVFNDMVKHGITPDAVSYNSLISGLCRSCRVTEAIKLFEDMESKECCPDELTFKFIIGGLIRENKLSAAYKVWDQMMDKGFTLDRDVSDTLIKASCSMSADV